Proteins from a genomic interval of Sphingobacterium lactis:
- a CDS encoding FUSC family protein, whose protein sequence is MKKTKELSNFFYSQYFADGLRITIGCIVPIIICAALDKILLGTYISLGALLVGLSDTPGAPAHRRTGMIACFIICLITQFITVLVNGNIWLMTIVIGLLCFVYSMFAVFNARAATVGSMGILIMLIYVDDQNSFHDELMFLLYFTTGGLWYMLISFSITQARPYRLAQQELSETVRHVGDFIRLRANFYDTRINIDDNYRKLIDKQIEVHEHQENVRDLLFQSKRSIKDTTKIGRFLTLTFNDIVDLYEQAMTTHYDYELIRKEYGHTGILKDFKHLLIKTANELDHLAYQLNANRAPKPLYNFKEDIESILLSIEKIEREQNINSIPLKKILISIRHISSFIHNIYNYGVIRPNNTIKKQEIEEANKFIQTEHIDLRKLKDNLSMESTIFRHALRMAVVMSITYLVLNAQWFNIGTMGSYWVLLTIMVILKPGFGLTKERNFQRLLGTIIGGIIGAIILMTVHSEIARFIFLIFFFLIAYSLFRVNYIMAVMFMTPYVLIMLSFTGHNTFDIAKERIFDTFLGGMIAFISSYIVFPNWESFQIKNNIRQLLIANYNYLAQAVRILSGEDISITSYKLSRKELYIASANMGSTFQRMLSEPKWRQKSTKEANRFVILNHILSSYGATLLTQLTEAKNSNYTKEHLIILKKILNNLAKSIEEIPAKENSSPFQPVSDFPELTPDTLDPVETDLITEQLQFLNKISADLYKSTLDVMEKETAIQAQKLEIRNG, encoded by the coding sequence ATGAAAAAAACCAAGGAATTAAGTAACTTCTTCTACAGTCAATACTTTGCTGATGGCCTTCGCATCACCATTGGCTGTATCGTTCCGATCATCATTTGCGCGGCATTGGACAAGATCCTGTTAGGGACTTACATTTCCCTTGGCGCATTATTAGTTGGCCTTTCCGATACCCCTGGCGCACCAGCCCATCGTCGAACGGGCATGATTGCCTGTTTCATCATCTGCCTGATCACTCAATTCATCACCGTATTGGTGAACGGCAATATCTGGCTGATGACCATCGTAATCGGCCTCCTTTGTTTTGTCTATTCCATGTTTGCCGTCTTCAATGCCCGGGCCGCCACTGTCGGTTCCATGGGCATCCTGATCATGCTGATTTATGTAGACGACCAGAACAGTTTTCACGATGAACTCATGTTCCTCCTGTATTTCACGACCGGTGGACTATGGTACATGCTGATCAGTTTCTCGATCACCCAGGCCAGACCTTACCGTCTTGCCCAACAGGAACTTTCCGAAACGGTCCGCCACGTCGGGGATTTCATCCGCCTGCGTGCAAATTTCTACGACACTAGAATCAATATCGACGATAATTACCGCAAACTCATCGATAAGCAGATCGAAGTGCATGAACACCAGGAGAACGTTCGCGACCTGCTGTTCCAGAGCAAGCGATCGATTAAAGATACAACGAAAATAGGTCGTTTCCTTACCTTAACTTTTAATGATATCGTAGACCTGTACGAACAGGCCATGACCACGCATTATGACTATGAGTTAATCCGGAAGGAATATGGGCACACGGGTATCCTGAAGGACTTCAAGCACCTACTGATCAAGACCGCCAATGAACTCGATCACCTGGCCTACCAGCTCAATGCGAACCGGGCGCCGAAACCGTTGTACAACTTCAAGGAAGATATCGAGTCCATCCTGCTGTCCATCGAGAAAATCGAAAGGGAGCAGAACATCAACAGCATTCCCTTGAAGAAGATCCTGATTAGCATCCGCCACATCAGTTCCTTTATTCACAACATTTACAATTACGGCGTTATCCGGCCGAACAATACGATCAAGAAACAGGAGATCGAGGAAGCCAACAAATTTATCCAGACCGAGCATATCGACCTGCGGAAATTGAAGGACAACCTTTCCATGGAATCCACGATATTTCGCCATGCCCTGCGGATGGCCGTCGTGATGTCCATCACGTACCTGGTGCTGAACGCGCAGTGGTTCAATATCGGTACCATGGGCAGTTACTGGGTACTCCTGACGATTATGGTGATCCTGAAGCCCGGCTTCGGGCTGACCAAGGAAAGGAATTTCCAACGGCTCCTCGGGACGATCATCGGCGGTATCATCGGGGCCATCATCCTGATGACGGTCCATTCCGAAATCGCCAGGTTTATCTTCCTGATCTTTTTCTTCCTGATTGCCTATAGCCTCTTCCGCGTGAATTACATTATGGCCGTCATGTTCATGACTCCCTATGTATTGATCATGTTGAGCTTTACCGGGCACAACACGTTTGACATCGCCAAGGAAAGGATCTTCGACACCTTCCTCGGGGGGATGATTGCCTTTATTTCCAGTTATATCGTCTTTCCGAATTGGGAGAGCTTTCAGATCAAGAACAATATCCGTCAACTGCTGATTGCCAATTACAACTACCTGGCGCAGGCGGTCCGGATCCTATCCGGGGAAGACATCAGCATCACCAGCTATAAACTGTCGCGCAAGGAGCTCTACATTGCCTCAGCCAATATGGGATCTACGTTCCAACGGATGCTCTCGGAGCCCAAATGGCGGCAGAAGAGCACCAAGGAAGCCAACCGGTTCGTAATACTGAACCACATCCTCTCTTCCTATGGCGCGACTTTGTTGACCCAATTGACGGAAGCGAAGAACAGTAACTACACAAAGGAGCACCTGATCATCCTGAAGAAGATCTTGAACAATTTGGCCAAATCCATCGAGGAAATCCCGGCCAAGGAGAACAGCAGCCCCTTCCAGCCTGTTTCGGATTTTCCGGAACTGACTCCGGACACGCTGGATCCTGTAGAAACGGATTTAATTACAGAACAATTGCAATTCTTAAATAAAATATCCGCAGATTTATACAAATCGACCTTGGATGTGATGGAAAAGGAAACCGCCATCCAAGCGCAAAAATTAGAGATAAGAAATGGATAA
- the murB gene encoding UDP-N-acetylmuramate dehydrogenase, giving the protein MKSIILKQQPLNALNSFGIQATAQKYVKVEDESMLSSLYEDKAFDSEFFILGGGSNVLFTKDYPGLIVHMASKGIQHFIEGNQVFVTAEAGEVWNDLVWYCIDHDFAGLENMALIPGTVGASPIQNIGAYGQELMHIFYSCRAFDTQTGEFVTFNNTECQFSYRDSIFKREYKGRFIICSVTYKLDLFGKVNTSYGAIEGELAKRGITEPTIRDVAEVVSFIRVEKLPDPSTIGNAGSFFKNPIISAAEFQKIAAEHPEIVHYPLPDGREKLAAGWLIEKCGWKGKAVGEVAVWKNQALVLTNKGNASGNAIYEVSSTIVDDVRTMFGVLLEREVNIL; this is encoded by the coding sequence ATGAAAAGCATTATCCTTAAACAACAGCCACTTAACGCATTGAATTCTTTCGGAATCCAAGCGACGGCCCAAAAGTACGTAAAAGTTGAAGACGAAAGCATGCTTTCCAGCCTTTACGAGGACAAAGCCTTTGATTCCGAATTTTTTATTCTGGGTGGTGGTAGTAATGTCCTGTTTACCAAGGATTACCCGGGACTCATTGTGCACATGGCCAGTAAAGGCATCCAACATTTCATTGAGGGCAATCAGGTTTTCGTGACTGCTGAAGCAGGTGAAGTGTGGAACGACCTGGTATGGTACTGCATCGATCATGATTTCGCAGGCTTGGAAAACATGGCCCTGATCCCAGGGACAGTCGGCGCATCCCCTATCCAAAATATTGGTGCGTATGGCCAGGAGCTGATGCACATTTTCTACTCTTGTCGCGCATTTGATACCCAAACCGGTGAGTTCGTAACCTTCAACAATACCGAATGTCAATTCTCCTACCGGGACAGTATTTTCAAGCGTGAATATAAGGGCAGGTTCATCATCTGTAGCGTGACTTACAAACTGGACCTGTTCGGAAAAGTAAACACTAGTTACGGAGCGATTGAGGGTGAGTTGGCCAAGCGTGGAATCACGGAACCGACCATTCGTGATGTCGCCGAAGTGGTATCATTTATCCGTGTGGAAAAATTACCCGACCCCTCAACCATCGGAAACGCAGGTAGTTTCTTCAAGAACCCCATCATCAGCGCAGCGGAATTCCAAAAAATCGCAGCTGAACACCCTGAAATCGTACATTATCCCCTTCCGGATGGGCGTGAAAAATTAGCAGCCGGCTGGCTGATCGAAAAGTGTGGTTGGAAAGGTAAAGCTGTGGGTGAAGTAGCCGTCTGGAAAAATCAGGCTTTGGTGCTCACCAACAAAGGAAATGCCTCAGGGAATGCTATTTACGAAGTATCGTCTACTATTGTGGACGATGTGCGTACAATGTTTGGGGTACTTTTGGAACGCGAGGTAAACATCCTTTAA
- a CDS encoding YpdA family putative bacillithiol disulfide reductase, whose protein sequence is MDNSIDILIVGGGPIGIACGIEAKRNNLSHVILEKGCLTNSLYNYPINMSFFSTSERLEIGDTPFVTTNPKPKRAEALEYYRRVERKFDLNTHLFEEVIDINKVDGLFLVTTSKTSYRAKHVIIATGFYDIPMYLGVPGEGLPKVRHYYDDPHYYAKQKVVVVGASNSSIDAALETYRKGAEVTLIIRGKEVSPRVKYWVRPDIENRIAFGEIKAYYNANITNITEREVEFDTPRGKKVIENDFVLALTGYRPNFEFLEKIGVEIPLQAPCIPHHNPETMETNIPNLYLAGVVCGGLNTHLWFIENSRVHANLIVSHILKSVNS, encoded by the coding sequence ATGGATAACAGTATTGATATATTGATCGTAGGTGGTGGACCGATAGGCATTGCCTGTGGAATCGAAGCAAAGCGCAACAACCTTTCGCACGTAATCTTGGAGAAGGGATGTCTTACCAACTCCTTATACAATTACCCGATCAACATGTCTTTCTTTTCCACGTCCGAGCGATTGGAAATTGGCGACACTCCTTTTGTGACAACCAACCCGAAACCCAAACGGGCTGAAGCCCTGGAATATTACAGGCGGGTGGAGCGCAAATTTGACCTGAATACCCATCTATTCGAAGAAGTTATCGACATCAATAAAGTAGACGGCCTATTTCTGGTGACAACGAGTAAAACCTCTTATCGCGCTAAACATGTGATTATCGCAACGGGATTCTACGATATACCCATGTATTTAGGCGTTCCTGGAGAGGGGCTGCCCAAAGTACGCCACTATTATGACGATCCGCATTATTATGCCAAACAGAAGGTGGTGGTGGTGGGGGCCAGCAATTCGTCCATCGATGCTGCCCTGGAGACCTATCGGAAAGGTGCTGAAGTGACCTTGATCATCCGCGGGAAGGAAGTTAGCCCACGTGTCAAATATTGGGTACGTCCGGATATAGAGAATAGAATTGCTTTTGGTGAGATCAAGGCATACTACAATGCGAACATCACCAACATTACGGAAAGGGAGGTGGAATTCGATACGCCCCGCGGCAAGAAGGTCATTGAGAATGATTTCGTGCTGGCATTAACGGGCTATCGACCGAACTTTGAATTTCTGGAAAAAATTGGTGTTGAAATTCCTTTGCAAGCGCCTTGCATACCGCATCACAATCCCGAGACCATGGAAACCAATATCCCCAACCTGTACCTGGCGGGCGTGGTTTGTGGTGGTCTGAACACACACCTATGGTTCATCGAGAACTCCCGGGTGCATGCAAACCTGATCGTCAGCCACATCTTGAAGAGCGTTAACTCTTAA
- a CDS encoding TetR/AcrR family transcriptional regulator, whose translation MAKNADAKRMKILEAAKRRFAHFGLAKTTMAEIAQDLSFSKALLYYYFPDKNRLYASVFEMAVDEIITETTAKIEDANGVCQAMDAFLSTRLQIIKDNYSIFEYAYSLRSELPPDVEEVLPKLFEKEIQQVSTILRKGIKHDGLVVDDVEVTAKILLISLLGMRLGILQEVKSLFLPPSKEEFDYILGLQQKLAKIFLNGLKS comes from the coding sequence ATGGCAAAAAATGCAGATGCGAAGCGAATGAAAATCTTGGAAGCGGCGAAACGGAGGTTTGCCCATTTTGGACTAGCCAAAACCACAATGGCCGAGATTGCCCAAGATTTATCCTTTTCAAAAGCACTATTGTATTATTATTTTCCGGATAAGAACAGGTTGTATGCCTCTGTCTTTGAGATGGCCGTGGATGAGATTATCACGGAGACCACTGCGAAGATCGAGGATGCCAACGGTGTGTGCCAAGCGATGGATGCCTTCCTAAGCACCCGCCTGCAGATCATCAAAGATAACTACAGCATCTTTGAGTATGCGTATTCCCTACGCAGTGAATTGCCACCCGACGTGGAAGAAGTCCTACCGAAATTATTTGAAAAGGAAATCCAGCAGGTCAGTACCATCCTTCGCAAGGGAATCAAGCACGATGGCTTGGTCGTGGATGATGTGGAAGTAACCGCCAAGATTTTATTGATTTCGCTATTGGGTATGCGCTTGGGAATCCTTCAGGAAGTGAAGAGCTTATTCCTGCCGCCATCCAAGGAAGAGTTTGACTATATCCTGGGTTTACAGCAGAAACTTGCCAAAATATTTTTGAACGGTCTTAAGAGTTAA